A single window of Pseudomonas lijiangensis DNA harbors:
- a CDS encoding YbaN family protein, which translates to MAQDLPRTSRHRWVRYLLVAVGWASVSLGVIGIFLPVLPTTPFLLLAAACFARSSPRFYNWLVNHKRLGPWIRDYLAGNGIPLKGKVYAIGLMWASIGLSCYLVPLPWARGFMLASAVLVTIYILRQKTLHKP; encoded by the coding sequence ATGGCGCAAGACCTGCCGCGCACCAGCCGTCACCGGTGGGTGCGCTATCTGCTGGTGGCTGTCGGCTGGGCCAGCGTAAGTCTGGGCGTCATCGGGATTTTCCTGCCGGTGCTGCCCACCACGCCTTTCCTGCTGCTGGCAGCCGCCTGCTTTGCGCGCAGCTCGCCACGCTTCTACAACTGGCTGGTCAATCACAAACGGCTCGGGCCGTGGATCCGTGATTATCTGGCCGGTAACGGCATTCCCCTAAAGGGCAAGGTCTACGCCATTGGCCTGATGTGGGCCAGCATCGGCCTGTCCTGTTATCTCGTGCCCCTGCCCTGGGCTCGCGGCTTCATGCTGGCCAGTGCCGTGCTGGTGACGATCTATATCCTTCGCCAGAAAACCCTGCACAAACCTTGA
- a CDS encoding TIR domain-containing protein, which yields MSNAKACIVFTIGLEKKVPPISTQLADEGFNVCTAAADQEIVEAAQSRSLSVPEVVKSCIDNAEICIFLIPKEESEGTMTAAGYAGSLGKKIIAVVEDINSLPQTFDDLATSVVCIGSPQLPDALKGKSVWESPNGSEAGKRKIDRVRCQ from the coding sequence ATGTCCAATGCAAAGGCATGCATCGTATTTACGATCGGGCTTGAAAAAAAAGTGCCGCCAATTTCTACACAGCTCGCAGATGAAGGCTTTAACGTGTGTACGGCGGCGGCCGACCAAGAGATAGTAGAAGCAGCACAATCCAGAAGTCTCAGCGTTCCTGAAGTGGTTAAAAGCTGCATCGATAATGCAGAAATCTGTATATTCCTTATACCCAAAGAGGAATCTGAGGGCACAATGACTGCTGCTGGCTATGCTGGTAGTTTGGGAAAGAAGATCATCGCAGTCGTTGAAGATATCAACTCTCTCCCCCAGACCTTCGATGACCTAGCTACCTCCGTTGTATGCATAGGCAGTCCCCAGCTTCCTGATGCTCTCAAAGGCAAATCAGTATGGGAAAGTCCAAACGGATCCGAGGCTGGGAAACGCAAAATAGACAGGGTCCGATGCCAATGA
- a CDS encoding UPF0149 family protein: MSFAEQLTRLQVFLDADELHEEALDYVAAHGYLTAISICSEQVPEREWIDALFSEPPHYASEAQRVEIETTLSLLQAHIARQLASDEEFELPCDLDLGDEPDDSDLRGWCIGFMEGVFLRENAWFESAEEEVSEMLLPIMVGSGLFDEQPEFSDIASDANLMDDMIVQIPEALTALYLLCQAPDEKPAILKPRHH, translated from the coding sequence ATGTCCTTCGCTGAGCAACTCACCCGCCTGCAAGTCTTCCTCGATGCAGATGAACTGCATGAAGAAGCACTGGACTACGTGGCCGCTCATGGCTATCTGACCGCCATTTCCATCTGTTCCGAGCAGGTTCCGGAGCGCGAGTGGATCGATGCGCTGTTCTCTGAACCGCCGCATTACGCCAGCGAAGCCCAGCGCGTCGAAATCGAAACCACCCTGAGCCTGCTGCAGGCGCATATCGCCCGCCAACTGGCTTCCGACGAAGAGTTCGAGTTGCCATGCGACCTGGATCTGGGCGACGAGCCGGACGATTCCGATCTGCGCGGCTGGTGCATCGGTTTCATGGAAGGTGTGTTCCTGCGTGAAAACGCCTGGTTCGAAAGCGCCGAAGAAGAAGTCAGCGAAATGCTGTTGCCGATCATGGTCGGTTCGGGCCTGTTCGACGAACAACCGGAGTTCTCCGACATCGCCTCGGACGCCAACCTGATGGATGACATGATCGTCCAGATCCCGGAAGCCCTCACCGCCCTGTACCTGCTGTGCCAGGCTCCGGACGAAAAACCGGCAATCCTCAAGCCTCGTCACCACTGA
- a CDS encoding Nmad2 family putative nucleotide modification protein — MNLPRVYSYKLSRDFGFAPNPFHGICTLATCKPQIRKGAQVGDLVIGCGSKELNMPGTIIFAMRVSEKITFQQYWDDPRFSAKKVNFSSSKAAAYGDNIYHVDNGQWIQEDSHHSFDGGLVNTDNLKRDLGSDNVLIGVDFVYWGSSAPIIPPHLRDLEGDDLFPKGRNFRSIFSNTFRNEVLNWFAELPQRGNLGRPTCW, encoded by the coding sequence ATGAATCTACCTAGAGTCTATTCCTATAAACTATCTAGAGATTTCGGGTTCGCTCCCAACCCATTTCATGGCATCTGTACTCTCGCAACTTGTAAGCCCCAGATAAGGAAGGGAGCACAAGTGGGAGACCTCGTCATTGGCTGCGGAAGCAAAGAGCTAAATATGCCGGGGACAATAATTTTTGCCATGCGAGTTTCTGAGAAAATAACATTTCAACAATACTGGGACGACCCTAGATTTTCAGCAAAAAAAGTTAATTTTAGCTCTAGCAAGGCCGCAGCATACGGTGACAATATTTATCACGTTGATAATGGCCAATGGATTCAGGAAGACTCTCATCACAGTTTTGATGGCGGATTGGTGAACACTGACAACCTGAAGAGAGATCTAGGCTCTGACAATGTCCTAATCGGTGTGGATTTTGTATATTGGGGATCGAGCGCACCAATAATCCCCCCCCATTTACGTGATCTTGAAGGCGACGATTTATTCCCAAAAGGCCGAAATTTTCGATCTATCTTTTCAAACACCTTTAGAAATGAAGTTTTAAATTGGTTCGCTGAACTTCCACAAAGGGGAAATCTCGGTCGCCCTACATGCTGGTGA
- a CDS encoding uracil-DNA glycosylase: MTPTAFVNALSELKLDNVFNPYADTCPVHDRADAASARRRNLKGYLKAALEIGVDTIWMGRDLGYRGGRRTGLALTDEYHLPEMTQRYPGSNFKQATVGPAIAERTASEIWSVLRSVALPPLLWNVFPFHPHEPGNPFSNRKFTARELQQVEILNEMLIKWLKVRRVVAIGQDALSYASRFGVEVIAIRHPSYGGIKDFRNGMSALYNIPIEILNTKQRQGSLF, translated from the coding sequence ATGACACCTACAGCCTTTGTGAACGCCCTATCCGAACTGAAACTGGACAATGTATTCAATCCCTATGCTGACACGTGTCCGGTCCACGACCGTGCAGATGCTGCATCTGCACGCCGACGCAACCTGAAGGGGTACCTAAAGGCAGCTCTGGAAATTGGTGTAGATACAATCTGGATGGGGCGTGACCTAGGTTACCGTGGTGGCCGCCGAACCGGATTGGCTCTGACAGATGAGTACCATCTGCCTGAAATGACGCAACGTTATCCCGGTTCAAACTTCAAACAAGCAACTGTGGGACCTGCTATCGCGGAACGTACTGCATCGGAAATTTGGTCGGTTTTGCGCTCAGTCGCTTTACCTCCTTTGTTATGGAACGTTTTTCCCTTTCATCCTCATGAACCAGGCAATCCGTTCTCCAACCGTAAGTTCACAGCACGCGAGCTTCAACAAGTCGAAATCTTGAATGAGATGCTGATCAAATGGCTTAAAGTACGTAGGGTAGTTGCGATCGGTCAGGACGCCTTGAGTTATGCTAGCCGTTTTGGAGTCGAAGTGATCGCCATCCGCCACCCAAGCTATGGAGGCATCAAGGATTTTCGTAATGGCATGAGCGCGCTCTATAATATCCCTATCGAAATCTTAAATACGAAACAGCGTCAAGGGTCACTATTCTAA
- a CDS encoding retention module-containing protein, with translation MARVIGTVRQAVGDVVAVSSSGTQRMLSEGDRVFAGERLQTGTTGAIVVQLEGGGELTLGRESRLLLEPALLDGQPAHVETLDPITPTLGMLAAVEQATGLDEEPVQGGDETVSAEGGGHTAVILHETGAEVTPVTGFATQGLTLVPLFPEGQAEFLRGVASEPPGAVVIPPIVEPPITEPPVVEPPVEPPIDPPVEPPVDHCVQVSCSALTFNEANLCGGSQPDAGKLTQQGTFTVSAPDGLQSLTVGGIEVVVAGVVMGFPLTALTALGNSLSITGYDPQSGVVSYSYTLLDSLEHPEGEGANSVGEQIEVIATDRDGDSGSAHLDISIIDDVPMAADIELSVPCPPPGCEVEPSRVVSGSLLTGGAFGADGGFVKSITLEGVTYLHDPSGIHIVDYTGCGGSRLVGFDPVTHELTLLSSTGGTLLVNMDSGAFSYTPGAVGSPMTEQIGFVLSDNDGDLSGADLSIQVPAWQGPQAVADHIITNILAPCIEVPGAVLLANDRSPQGDPLSATPTVFHTGWRAPGADFTACLPGTIDFKGTRDKVENQVRDLQRSDFYVNSAVTATVLLNGYLGAWQIDTYNHQDILNIELKAGETLTVDTRYLSDQIGLAWKMDNNGEFQPLDASGTITATEDNVYRLILIHQPDPGVVNKGLAYQIGLTIDYSAVDSTPTYHGSYIANDAHGGSDVAPVSIDYQQGHALIGTDGDDVLLAGSGNDCLYGGDGNDLLIGGAGNDTLTGGAGQDTFMWLAGDTGHDRIVDFTFGADKLDLSQLLQGVGDSLDDYLHFKVSGSGVNLVSSIEVGASGGAASQTIDLAGIDLAGHYGVTTGAGGWVASGADTASIINGMLGDHSLKVDTV, from the coding sequence ATGGCCAGGGTGATCGGTACGGTACGACAAGCGGTGGGCGATGTTGTAGCAGTGTCGAGCAGTGGTACTCAGCGGATGTTGAGTGAAGGCGATCGAGTGTTTGCAGGTGAGCGGCTACAGACCGGCACCACAGGCGCGATTGTTGTGCAGCTTGAGGGCGGCGGTGAGCTGACGCTGGGACGCGAAAGCCGTCTGTTGCTGGAGCCAGCGTTGCTCGACGGCCAGCCCGCCCATGTGGAAACCCTCGACCCGATCACCCCGACACTCGGAATGCTGGCGGCTGTCGAGCAGGCCACGGGGCTGGACGAGGAGCCTGTGCAGGGCGGCGATGAAACAGTCAGTGCAGAGGGCGGCGGGCACACTGCCGTGATACTCCATGAAACGGGCGCAGAAGTGACGCCTGTCACAGGCTTTGCTACTCAGGGGCTGACCCTGGTGCCGCTGTTCCCCGAGGGGCAGGCCGAGTTCCTGCGCGGCGTGGCCAGTGAGCCACCCGGCGCGGTGGTAATACCGCCGATTGTGGAACCGCCCATCACCGAGCCGCCGGTCGTGGAGCCACCTGTGGAACCGCCCATCGACCCTCCGGTCGAGCCCCCCGTGGATCATTGCGTCCAGGTGTCGTGCAGCGCGCTCACCTTCAATGAAGCCAACCTGTGTGGCGGTTCGCAGCCCGATGCCGGAAAGCTGACTCAGCAGGGGACGTTCACGGTCAGCGCGCCTGACGGGCTGCAATCCCTGACGGTCGGCGGTATCGAGGTGGTGGTTGCCGGTGTCGTGATGGGCTTTCCCCTGACGGCCCTTACCGCTCTGGGCAACAGCCTGAGCATTACGGGGTATGACCCGCAGAGCGGGGTGGTCAGTTATAGCTACACCTTGCTCGACTCGCTGGAACACCCCGAAGGCGAGGGGGCCAATAGTGTCGGTGAGCAGATTGAGGTGATCGCCACGGACCGCGACGGTGATTCAGGTTCGGCTCACCTGGATATTTCCATCATCGACGATGTGCCGATGGCGGCCGATATCGAACTGTCGGTGCCGTGCCCGCCGCCTGGCTGCGAGGTCGAGCCGAGCCGTGTGGTCAGTGGCAGCCTGCTGACTGGCGGAGCGTTTGGCGCTGATGGCGGGTTCGTCAAATCCATCACGCTGGAGGGCGTGACTTACCTCCATGATCCAAGTGGCATCCATATTGTGGATTACACGGGTTGTGGCGGCTCCAGGCTGGTCGGTTTCGATCCGGTCACTCACGAACTTACCCTGCTCAGCAGCACGGGCGGGACGTTGCTGGTGAACATGGACAGCGGCGCTTTCAGCTACACGCCGGGTGCTGTGGGGAGCCCCATGACCGAGCAGATCGGTTTTGTGCTCAGCGACAACGACGGCGATCTGTCCGGCGCTGACCTGTCGATTCAGGTTCCGGCGTGGCAGGGGCCGCAAGCGGTGGCCGACCACATCATCACCAACATTCTGGCACCCTGTATCGAGGTGCCCGGCGCAGTCTTGCTGGCCAATGATCGCTCGCCCCAGGGGGATCCGCTGAGCGCGACGCCGACGGTTTTCCATACCGGCTGGCGTGCGCCTGGCGCGGATTTCACCGCCTGCCTGCCCGGCACTATCGACTTCAAGGGCACGCGGGACAAGGTCGAAAACCAGGTGCGTGACTTGCAGCGCAGCGACTTTTACGTCAATAGCGCGGTGACCGCGACCGTGTTGCTCAACGGTTACCTGGGTGCCTGGCAGATCGATACCTATAACCACCAGGACATCCTCAATATCGAACTCAAGGCCGGAGAAACCCTGACCGTCGATACCCGCTACCTGTCCGATCAGATCGGGCTGGCCTGGAAAATGGACAACAACGGTGAATTTCAGCCTCTGGACGCGAGCGGCACGATCACTGCCACTGAGGACAATGTCTATCGCCTGATCCTGATTCATCAGCCTGATCCGGGCGTGGTCAACAAAGGGCTGGCTTACCAGATTGGCCTGACCATCGATTACAGCGCGGTGGACAGCACCCCGACTTATCACGGCAGTTACATCGCCAACGATGCCCATGGCGGCAGCGATGTGGCGCCGGTCAGTATCGATTATCAGCAGGGGCATGCCCTGATCGGCACCGATGGCGATGATGTGCTGCTGGCTGGGAGCGGAAACGACTGTCTGTACGGCGGCGATGGCAACGATCTGCTGATTGGCGGTGCCGGTAACGACACACTGACCGGCGGCGCAGGTCAGGACACCTTCATGTGGCTGGCGGGGGATACCGGGCATGACCGGATTGTCGATTTCACCTTTGGTGCCGACAAGCTCGATCTGTCGCAGCTATTGCAGGGCGTGGGCGATTCGCTGGATGACTATTTGCACTTCAAGGTGTCGGGCAGCGGGGTAAACCTGGTGTCGAGCATCGAGGTGGGTGCCAGCGGCGGTGCGGCAAGCCAGACCATCGATCTGGCGGGTATCGATCTGGCCGGGCATTACGGGGTGACCACGGGCGCGGGCGGCTGGGTCGCCAGTGGCGCGGACACGGCTTCGATCATCAACGGCATGCTGGGGGATCATTCCCTCAAGGTCGATACGGTCTGA
- a CDS encoding HlyD family type I secretion periplasmic adaptor subunit, with product MSVTYGLRRRFKPELAFMSERNSALQQDSSDSQRLTVWVATALILTALIWANYAVLQEVTTGEGKAIPSSKVQVIQNLEGGIVTEIFVREGQVVNKGDTLLRLDDTRFLSNRGESEVDRLTLTAQVERLAAEAEGRPLLLPQELLDKAPQVAADERALHESRQRRLDGEQRTLNEQLRQKTQELAEFRSRQEQFRNSLALVQQELDMSIPLVGSGAVSPVEILRLKRNAVEMRGSMNANTLAIPRAEAAINEIKSRIQESELTFRSEASRELNEKRSDLAKISANRIAIDDRMTRTTVTSPVHGIVKTLKVNTIGGVVQPGSDLLEIVPLEDNLLIEAKVRPQDVAFLHPGQKAMVKFSAYDYTIYGGLPARLEMIGADTVTDDKGNSFYLIQVRTDRNHLGEDERPLLIIPGMVATVDIITGEKSVMDYLLKPVLKGESEALRER from the coding sequence ATGTCAGTCACCTACGGATTGCGCCGCCGCTTCAAGCCAGAACTCGCCTTCATGAGCGAACGCAACAGCGCCCTGCAGCAAGATTCATCAGACTCACAACGCCTCACGGTCTGGGTCGCCACGGCGCTGATCCTGACCGCGCTGATCTGGGCAAACTATGCCGTGCTGCAGGAAGTCACCACCGGCGAAGGCAAGGCCATTCCGTCCAGCAAGGTTCAGGTGATCCAGAATCTGGAAGGCGGCATCGTCACCGAGATCTTCGTGCGCGAAGGCCAGGTAGTGAACAAGGGCGATACCCTGCTGCGCCTGGACGACACCCGCTTTCTGTCCAACCGGGGCGAAAGCGAAGTCGACCGCCTGACCCTCACCGCCCAGGTCGAACGCCTGGCCGCCGAAGCCGAAGGACGGCCCTTGCTGCTGCCCCAGGAACTGCTCGACAAAGCCCCGCAAGTCGCCGCCGATGAACGTGCGCTGCATGAGTCCCGTCAGAGGCGTCTGGACGGAGAACAACGCACCCTCAACGAACAACTCAGGCAAAAAACCCAGGAACTGGCCGAATTTCGCTCCCGCCAGGAACAGTTCCGCAACAGCCTTGCACTGGTGCAGCAGGAACTGGACATGTCGATCCCGCTGGTAGGCTCAGGCGCCGTCTCGCCCGTGGAAATCCTGCGCCTCAAACGCAACGCCGTGGAAATGCGCGGCTCGATGAACGCCAACACCCTGGCCATCCCCCGCGCCGAAGCCGCCATCAACGAAATCAAAAGCAGAATCCAGGAATCGGAACTGACCTTCCGCAGCGAAGCCTCCCGCGAACTCAACGAAAAACGCTCCGACCTCGCCAAAATCAGCGCCAACCGCATCGCCATCGACGACCGCATGACCCGCACCACCGTCACCTCCCCGGTACACGGCATCGTCAAGACCCTCAAGGTCAACACTATCGGCGGCGTCGTCCAGCCCGGCAGCGACCTGCTGGAAATCGTCCCGCTGGAAGACAACCTGCTGATCGAAGCCAAGGTTCGTCCGCAGGATGTTGCCTTCCTGCATCCGGGGCAAAAAGCGATGGTCAAATTCAGCGCGTATGACTACACGATTTATGGCGGGTTGCCGGCGCGGCTGGAGATGATTGGCGCGGATACGGTCACGGATGACAAGGGGAACAGTTTTTATCTGATACAGGTACGGACGGATAGAAATCATCTGGGTGAGGATGAGCGGCCGCTGCTGATTATTCCGGGGATGGTGGCGACGGTGGATATCATTACCGGGGAGAAGAGCGTGATGGATTATTTGTTGAAGCCGGTGTTGAAGGGGGAGAGTGAGGCGTTGAGGGAGAGGTAA
- a CDS encoding type I secretion system permease/ATPase yields MELSAALDPVPNDDDPLLDGLLILCNLHGCTTSRASLSSGLPLARQRLSTAQLPRAAANAGLQARWLRRELNAIDSLNLPVLLLLDHQRCAVLSRWGDDGQALILPSENEGGEQWISREELARHYTGQALFARPLHELEQLRAPLLPRVKTWFRDTLKLSRGLYGDAILASLLINLLGLMVPLFVMQTYDRVVPNQATATLWVLAIGLLIGTLFELGLRLIRARLLDQAGSKTDLILSATLFERIIGMHLQNRPATVGGFAQSIHDFQGLREFLTAVTLTSLIDLPFALLMLGVIGLLGGWLVLIPMIAFPLTVALAWTIQVLLRDTVQKSLSLGAARQALLVETLGGLETLKACNAEGERQHQWESTHGTLTRLDNHARHLAALASNSTLFIQQFCGMATIVAGVYSIIAGNLSVGALVATYMLGSRVLAPLGQIAGLITRYQQAQLTMKSTDTLMALPQERDTHQRPLQCPPLKGAVTASNVSFAYGQQGAAALHGISFSVEPGERIGIIGRSGSGKSTLARLLMGFYTPDEGQLLLDSLDLRQLEITALRQQIGYVAHDMPLLAGSLRDNLTLGARHTSDARMLEVARLTGIDELALKHPQGFDRPVGERGQLLSGGQRQAVLLARALLRDPPIMLLDEPTSHMDNVSEDILRQHLHQLMPGKTLLLVTHRMSMLSLVDRLLVLDNGKLVADGPKAAVIEALRKGQVGQAPV; encoded by the coding sequence ATGGAACTGTCCGCCGCCCTCGACCCTGTGCCGAACGACGACGATCCCTTGCTCGATGGCCTGCTGATCCTCTGCAACCTGCATGGCTGCACCACCAGCCGTGCCAGTCTGAGTTCCGGGTTGCCGCTGGCCCGGCAGCGCTTGAGCACTGCGCAACTGCCTCGGGCCGCCGCCAATGCCGGATTGCAGGCTCGCTGGCTGCGACGTGAACTGAACGCCATCGACAGCCTGAACCTGCCAGTCCTGCTGTTGCTCGACCACCAGCGCTGCGCCGTCCTGAGCCGCTGGGGCGATGACGGACAAGCGCTGATCCTGCCCAGCGAAAACGAAGGCGGCGAGCAGTGGATCAGCCGGGAAGAACTGGCCCGTCATTACACCGGCCAAGCCCTGTTCGCACGCCCGCTGCATGAGCTGGAGCAACTGCGCGCCCCGCTGCTGCCGAGGGTCAAGACCTGGTTTCGCGACACCCTTAAACTGTCTCGCGGGCTCTACGGCGATGCGATTCTTGCCAGCCTGTTGATCAACCTGCTGGGCCTGATGGTGCCGCTGTTCGTCATGCAGACCTACGATCGCGTCGTGCCCAATCAGGCAACCGCCACCTTGTGGGTGCTGGCAATCGGGCTGCTGATCGGCACCCTGTTCGAGCTGGGATTAAGGCTGATTCGCGCCCGCTTGCTGGATCAGGCCGGCAGCAAGACCGACCTGATCCTGTCCGCGACCCTGTTTGAACGCATCATCGGCATGCACCTGCAAAACCGCCCGGCCACGGTGGGTGGCTTTGCCCAGAGCATTCATGACTTTCAGGGGCTTCGGGAGTTTCTGACCGCCGTCACCCTCACCAGCCTGATCGACCTGCCCTTCGCGCTGCTGATGCTCGGCGTCATCGGCCTGCTGGGCGGCTGGCTGGTGCTGATCCCGATGATCGCCTTCCCGCTGACCGTCGCCCTTGCCTGGACAATCCAGGTTTTGTTACGCGACACCGTACAAAAAAGCCTGAGCCTGGGCGCAGCGCGGCAGGCCTTGCTGGTAGAAACCCTCGGCGGCCTGGAAACCCTCAAGGCCTGCAATGCCGAAGGCGAACGCCAGCATCAGTGGGAAAGTACCCACGGCACCCTCACCCGCCTGGACAACCACGCTCGCCACCTGGCCGCACTGGCCAGCAACAGCACTCTGTTCATCCAGCAGTTCTGCGGCATGGCGACCATCGTCGCCGGGGTCTACAGCATCATCGCCGGCAACCTGAGCGTCGGCGCGCTGGTGGCCACCTACATGCTGGGCAGCCGCGTGCTGGCACCGCTGGGTCAGATCGCCGGGCTGATCACCCGCTATCAACAAGCGCAACTGACTATGAAAAGCACCGACACCCTGATGGCCTTGCCTCAGGAACGAGACACCCACCAGCGACCGCTGCAATGCCCGCCCCTCAAGGGTGCGGTGACTGCCAGCAACGTCAGCTTCGCCTATGGCCAGCAAGGCGCAGCGGCACTGCACGGCATCAGCTTCAGTGTCGAACCGGGCGAGCGGATCGGCATCATCGGTCGCAGCGGCTCGGGCAAAAGCACCTTGGCGCGGCTGCTGATGGGCTTCTATACCCCCGACGAAGGCCAGTTGCTGCTGGACAGCCTCGACCTGCGGCAACTGGAAATCACCGCCCTGCGCCAACAGATCGGCTACGTCGCCCATGACATGCCGCTGCTGGCCGGCAGCCTGCGCGACAACCTGACCCTTGGCGCTCGTCACACCAGCGACGCCCGCATGCTGGAAGTCGCACGTCTTACCGGCATCGACGAACTGGCCCTCAAGCATCCCCAAGGGTTCGATCGCCCCGTGGGCGAGCGCGGCCAGTTGCTGTCCGGTGGTCAGCGTCAGGCCGTGTTGCTGGCCCGGGCGCTGTTGCGCGACCCGCCGATCATGCTGCTGGACGAACCCACCAGCCACATGGACAACGTCAGCGAAGACATCCTGCGCCAGCACCTGCATCAACTGATGCCCGGCAAAACCCTGCTGCTGGTCACCCACCGCATGTCGATGCTGAGCCTGGTGGACCGGCTGCTGGTTCTGGACAACGGCAAGCTGGTGGCCGACGGCCCCAAGGCGGCTGTGATCGAAGCGCTGCGCAAGGGCCAGGTCGGCCAAGCACCTGTTTGA
- a CDS encoding TolC family outer membrane protein has translation MRDLTPLYSAVVLAVACAQAQAITLTEAIQNTLDHHPEIQASKNERLSAGEELNVAKGGYLPTVDVVATYGRQKTDSPSTRALYGHDSQILNYTQSELRLRQLLFDGFNTPNEVGRTQAVVNSRAYYVQGTSQSLALRAIEVYLDVLKCRELLTLARNNLQAHLRINDQITLRSERGVGSAADREQSLARRALAQNNFHTAQVELADAEASFASAVGRLPDELETPPSIKGEVPLSLSDAQQSMLLNNPYLKSAQADVQAAEKQYESSKAPFYPRFDAELAVGANDNLQGEEGHDKEWRAAVVMNYNLFNGNRDKSRLRSNAYKTGQALDIRNNALRMLNENMSLAWNAMDNARLQTPIARDYVTSTTRVRAAYQDQFGLGQRTLLDLLDSENELYNASRRYTEVRYTEELAMYRVLASEGELLRKQRVVLPAEAVALNEVENQARLPSLK, from the coding sequence ATGCGCGATTTGACCCCGCTTTACAGCGCCGTCGTGCTTGCGGTGGCCTGTGCGCAAGCGCAAGCCATTACATTGACCGAAGCGATCCAGAACACCCTGGACCATCACCCGGAAATCCAGGCCAGCAAGAACGAAAGACTGTCTGCCGGTGAAGAACTGAACGTTGCCAAAGGCGGCTACCTGCCCACCGTGGATGTGGTGGCCACCTACGGACGGCAGAAGACCGACAGCCCCAGCACACGCGCCCTCTATGGCCATGACTCGCAGATCCTCAATTACACCCAGTCCGAACTGCGCCTGCGCCAGTTGCTGTTCGACGGCTTCAACACCCCCAACGAAGTGGGCCGCACCCAGGCGGTGGTCAACTCCCGTGCCTATTACGTCCAAGGCACTTCACAGAGCCTGGCCCTGCGCGCCATCGAGGTTTATCTCGACGTGCTCAAGTGCCGTGAATTGCTGACCCTGGCCCGCAACAACCTGCAGGCGCACTTGCGCATCAATGACCAGATCACCCTGCGCAGCGAACGTGGCGTGGGCAGCGCAGCGGATCGCGAGCAGTCCCTGGCTCGCCGGGCGCTGGCGCAGAACAACTTCCATACCGCTCAGGTGGAACTGGCGGATGCCGAAGCCAGCTTTGCCAGTGCCGTGGGCCGCCTGCCGGACGAACTGGAAACCCCGCCGTCCATCAAGGGCGAGGTCCCGCTGAGCCTGTCCGATGCCCAGCAGAGCATGCTGCTCAACAACCCTTATCTGAAATCGGCACAGGCCGATGTGCAGGCCGCCGAGAAACAGTATGAAAGCTCGAAAGCGCCCTTCTACCCGCGCTTCGATGCGGAACTGGCTGTGGGCGCCAATGACAACCTGCAAGGCGAGGAAGGCCACGACAAGGAATGGCGGGCCGCCGTGGTGATGAATTACAACCTGTTCAACGGCAACCGGGACAAGTCGCGCCTGCGCTCCAACGCCTACAAGACCGGCCAGGCCCTGGACATCCGCAACAACGCCTTGCGCATGCTCAACGAAAACATGTCGCTGGCCTGGAACGCCATGGACAACGCCCGCCTGCAAACCCCGATTGCCCGAGACTACGTGACCTCCACCACCCGCGTGCGTGCCGCGTACCAGGACCAGTTCGGCCTGGGCCAACGCACCCTGCTCGACCTGCTGGACAGCGAAAACGAGCTGTACAACGCCAGCCGCCGCTACACCGAAGTGCGTTACACCGAAGAACTGGCCATGTACCGCGTACTGGCCAGCGAAGGAGAACTGCTGCGCAAACAGCGCGTGGTGCTGCCAGCCGAAGCGGTGGCGCTGAACGAAGTGGAAAACCAGGCGCGCTTGCCGTCGCTGAAATAA